In one window of Armatimonadota bacterium DNA:
- a CDS encoding Gfo/Idh/MocA family oxidoreductase — protein MKTVRAGIIGTGFVGPMHVEAARRLGFVEMVALAEVDAETAQAKAEQLSIPTAYGDYRELLGNPEIEIVHICTPNTGHYPMAKEAIAAGKNLIVEKPLAMNSRESRELVKLARDAKCVAAVDFNYRFYPLNQHARAMVQNDEVGAVYVVHGSYLQDWLYLETDYNWRIEPDLGGESRAVADVGSHWCDLIQFIIGQKITSVYADLAVIHQTRMKPKRAIETYAGKELKPEDFEPVPISTEDYGTVLVKFGGGARGVFTVCQVAAGRKNRLYYEIDGSKCALAYDQEDPERLWIGHRERPNEVLMRDPSLLAPEARKYMHTPGGHPEGYPDGLKNFLRNVYTYYAEGKRPARDAPDFPTFEDGHNEIVMVEAVIESSKQNAWVDVKY, from the coding sequence ATGAAGACGGTTAGGGCAGGCATCATCGGCACCGGCTTCGTCGGGCCGATGCACGTCGAGGCGGCACGGCGGCTCGGCTTCGTTGAGATGGTGGCGCTTGCGGAGGTGGACGCCGAAACCGCGCAGGCGAAGGCCGAGCAACTCTCCATCCCGACCGCGTACGGCGACTACCGGGAGTTGCTCGGTAATCCGGAGATCGAGATCGTGCACATCTGCACGCCGAACACGGGCCACTATCCGATGGCAAAGGAGGCGATCGCCGCCGGGAAGAACCTCATCGTTGAGAAGCCGCTCGCGATGAACTCGCGCGAGTCGCGCGAGTTGGTGAAGCTCGCGCGCGACGCCAAGTGCGTCGCGGCAGTGGATTTCAATTACCGCTTCTATCCCTTGAATCAGCACGCGCGCGCCATGGTGCAGAACGATGAGGTGGGCGCGGTCTATGTGGTTCACGGATCCTACCTCCAGGACTGGCTGTACCTGGAGACCGACTACAATTGGCGCATCGAGCCCGACCTCGGCGGGGAAAGCCGCGCCGTCGCCGATGTCGGCAGCCACTGGTGCGACCTGATCCAGTTCATCATCGGGCAGAAGATAACGTCGGTCTACGCCGACCTCGCGGTCATCCACCAGACGCGGATGAAACCGAAACGCGCAATCGAAACCTACGCCGGGAAGGAACTGAAACCCGAGGACTTCGAGCCTGTGCCCATCTCCACCGAGGACTACGGCACGGTGCTGGTGAAGTTCGGCGGCGGCGCGCGCGGCGTGTTTACCGTGTGCCAGGTGGCGGCAGGGCGGAAGAACCGGCTGTACTACGAGATAGACGGCAGCAAGTGCGCGCTGGCATACGACCAGGAGGACCCGGAGCGGCTATGGATCGGTCACCGCGAGCGCCCGAACGAAGTCCTCATGCGCGACCCGTCCCTGCTCGCGCCGGAGGCGCGGAAGTACATGCACACCCCGGGCGGACACCCCGAGGGCTACCCCGACGGGCTGAAGAACTTCCTGCGCAACGTCTATACGTACTACGCCGAAGGCAAGCGCCCGGCCCGCGACGCGCCCGACTTCCCGACCTTCGAGGACGGGCACAACGAGATCGTCATGGTCGAGGCGGTGATCGAGAGCAGCAAGCAGAACGCGTGGGTTGACGTCAAGTACTAG
- a CDS encoding Gfo/Idh/MocA family oxidoreductase, which produces MAVRVGFVGVGGIARAHIKTLAAMDDVTLAAFCDVQKDRADGAAGEHKGSAYTDYRDMLEREDLQALYVCVPPGFHEDAEIIAAGKGIHLFIEKPVAATLETAREIEAAINRAGVISSVGYHWRYQDSTAAAREKLAGRTVGMVLGYWMGGLPGVPWWRVMAQSAGQMVEQTTHIFDLARYLVGNARRVFSLQALRTMTDVPNNDVPDFGTAVVEFENGVIGTFSNTCALDFGYTVGLHIVCRNMVIEVGARIIESGDAQPMENRTNPNVAENRAFIDAVKSGKREGVLSDYSDAVKTLAVTLAANRSAATGEPVEVEL; this is translated from the coding sequence ATGGCAGTTCGCGTCGGTTTTGTCGGTGTGGGCGGGATCGCTCGCGCCCACATCAAGACTCTGGCGGCGATGGACGATGTGACGCTGGCCGCCTTCTGCGATGTGCAGAAGGATCGCGCCGACGGCGCGGCGGGCGAACACAAGGGCAGCGCATACACGGACTACCGCGACATGCTGGAGCGCGAGGATCTCCAGGCGCTGTACGTCTGCGTCCCGCCCGGCTTCCACGAGGACGCCGAGATCATCGCGGCGGGGAAAGGCATCCACCTCTTCATCGAGAAGCCGGTTGCCGCGACGCTCGAGACGGCGCGCGAGATCGAGGCCGCGATCAACAGGGCCGGCGTCATCAGCTCCGTTGGGTACCACTGGCGCTACCAGGATTCGACGGCGGCCGCACGAGAGAAGCTCGCGGGTCGCACCGTCGGCATGGTACTCGGCTACTGGATGGGAGGCCTGCCGGGCGTTCCCTGGTGGCGGGTGATGGCACAGTCCGCCGGGCAGATGGTCGAGCAGACGACCCACATCTTCGACCTCGCGCGCTACCTGGTCGGCAACGCGCGGCGCGTCTTCTCCCTGCAGGCGCTGCGCACGATGACGGATGTGCCGAATAACGATGTCCCGGATTTCGGAACGGCTGTGGTCGAGTTTGAGAACGGCGTGATCGGCACGTTCTCGAACACCTGCGCGCTCGATTTCGGCTATACCGTCGGTCTCCACATCGTCTGCCGCAACATGGTGATCGAGGTCGGCGCACGGATCATCGAGTCCGGCGATGCCCAGCCGATGGAGAACAGGACGAATCCGAACGTCGCGGAGAACCGCGCGTTCATTGACGCCGTGAAGTCGGGGAAGCGCGAGGGCGTCCTTTCCGACTACTCCGACGCGGTAAAGACTCTCGCCGTCACCCTGGCCGCGAACCGGTCTGCCGCGACCGGCGAGCCCGTGGAGGTGGAACTCTGA
- a CDS encoding Gfo/Idh/MocA family oxidoreductase → MAKAKGAVRAAVVGAGQMGAGFHAECLSHTRKFELTAICDTNDALLAKAKRKFRVDVYSSLEELLARGEADLVVVATPTVHHTEQAIQALRAGKHVVVEAPMCLTVRDADAMLEASRQRRRMLTVCHSHRWDSDFITLRKTIEGGKLGTVFAVQRRAYVEGSAWATSAVGRSKQPAWRLKRAYGGGIGYDWGYHLIDEVLQLVPSEPEVIFGDAQAREVAKEVDDHFTCAVRFRNRALAVVEASACMRMPGGAWLVAGTKGTIQGDEKRLKGKTGTGARRKDLTLRMMKGDASDFYANLHKALTAGEDLEVTGAQARQVVLIAEAAYRSSRIGCAVRLTGFE, encoded by the coding sequence ATGGCCAAGGCAAAGGGAGCGGTTAGGGCGGCCGTGGTCGGCGCCGGCCAGATGGGCGCGGGCTTTCATGCGGAATGCCTATCCCACACGCGGAAGTTCGAACTCACCGCCATTTGTGACACCAACGACGCGCTGCTCGCGAAAGCCAAGCGCAAGTTTAGGGTCGATGTGTACTCCTCGCTGGAGGAGCTCCTCGCGCGCGGCGAAGCCGACCTCGTAGTGGTCGCGACGCCGACGGTGCATCACACCGAACAGGCGATACAGGCGCTGCGGGCGGGTAAACACGTCGTTGTCGAAGCGCCGATGTGCCTGACCGTGCGGGACGCAGACGCGATGCTCGAGGCGTCGAGGCAGCGTCGTCGGATGCTCACCGTCTGCCACAGCCACCGCTGGGACTCCGACTTCATCACGCTGCGCAAGACGATAGAGGGCGGCAAGCTCGGGACCGTGTTCGCCGTCCAACGTCGAGCGTACGTCGAGGGCTCGGCGTGGGCGACCTCGGCCGTCGGCAGGTCCAAGCAGCCCGCGTGGCGACTGAAGCGGGCTTACGGCGGCGGCATCGGCTATGACTGGGGCTATCATCTCATTGACGAAGTGCTGCAACTGGTGCCGAGCGAGCCGGAGGTGATCTTCGGCGACGCGCAGGCGCGAGAGGTGGCGAAGGAGGTTGACGACCACTTCACGTGTGCGGTGCGCTTCCGCAATCGCGCGCTGGCGGTCGTCGAGGCCAGCGCCTGCATGCGTATGCCCGGCGGCGCGTGGCTCGTCGCGGGGACGAAAGGGACGATCCAGGGCGACGAGAAGAGGCTCAAAGGGAAGACGGGCACCGGCGCGCGGCGGAAGGACTTGACATTGCGCATGATGAAGGGTGACGCGTCCGATTTCTACGCGAATCTGCACAAGGCGCTGACCGCAGGCGAGGACCTCGAGGTAACCGGCGCGCAGGCGCGCCAGGTCGTGCTGATCGCCGAGGCGGCGTACCGCTCGAGCCGAATCGGATGCGCCGTGCGACTCACCGGTTTCGAATAG
- a CDS encoding peptidyl-prolyl cis-trans isomerase — protein sequence MRPVWQLAFALGLALLAAMPAASQDPLAVVNGEGITRDALVHRLIDLGTAGQAQLEEMINEALLFQAAQEKGITASDEEIDARAAGIEEKLASEERFKAYLADQGVTHEGFRHKLRVKLLVEKLLSEKATVTDEEVKNAYDENKASFEAPETATLRMILTKTKEQADEAMKRLDAGENFADVAKELSINAFTAERGGLMLRPVSRANLRSPALVEAAFTTEVGKYAQPVETPDGYYIFKVEARTAATSKSFDDVKEAIRAELQEMKLQSAWVAWLEDARKQASIERKWQP from the coding sequence ATGCGGCCCGTGTGGCAACTCGCGTTCGCACTAGGACTGGCCTTGCTGGCGGCCATGCCGGCCGCGTCTCAAGATCCCCTGGCGGTGGTCAACGGCGAGGGCATCACGCGGGACGCGCTGGTGCATCGTCTCATTGATCTGGGGACGGCAGGACAGGCCCAGCTCGAAGAGATGATTAACGAGGCGTTGCTGTTTCAGGCGGCTCAGGAGAAAGGCATAACGGCCTCCGACGAGGAGATTGACGCGCGCGCCGCCGGGATCGAAGAGAAGCTCGCCTCCGAGGAACGCTTCAAGGCGTACTTGGCGGATCAAGGCGTCACGCACGAGGGCTTTCGGCACAAGCTGCGTGTCAAGTTGCTGGTCGAGAAGCTGTTGAGTGAAAAGGCGACGGTCACCGACGAAGAGGTCAAGAACGCATACGACGAAAACAAGGCGTCGTTCGAAGCGCCGGAGACGGCGACGCTGCGAATGATACTGACGAAGACCAAGGAGCAGGCTGACGAGGCGATGAAACGGCTCGATGCGGGTGAGAACTTCGCCGACGTCGCCAAGGAATTGTCGATAAACGCCTTCACGGCCGAGCGAGGCGGCCTGATGCTGCGCCCGGTGTCGCGAGCGAATCTGCGGTCACCGGCACTGGTCGAGGCGGCATTCACGACCGAAGTGGGCAAGTACGCCCAGCCCGTAGAGACGCCCGACGGCTACTATATCTTCAAGGTCGAGGCGCGCACCGCCGCGACGAGCAAGAGCTTCGATGACGTCAAGGAAGCGATCCGGGCGGAACTTCAGGAGATGAAGCTTCAGAGCGCTTGGGTCGCGTGGCTCGAGGACGCCCGCAAGCAGGCGTCCATCGAGCGCAAGTGGCAGCCCTAG
- the ilvE gene encoding branched-chain-amino-acid transaminase, which translates to MDRLVYIDGRFVPAAEASISVFDHGLLYGDGVFEGIRAYNGRVFRLDEHLKRLYNGAKAILLEIPLSLDEMREGVLETLRRNQLSDAYIRLVVTRGVGDLGLDPRKCHGGPTVFIIADAIELYPPEFYERGLELITVVTRRNLPEAINPAVKSLNYLNNILAKIEVTRAGLLEGLMLNHEGYVAEATGDNVFLYTGGRLVTPPTSVGILEGITRAAVIELARELGIPIVEERFARLSVYTSDECFLTGTAAEIIPVVMVDGRKIGEGVPGPITKQLMERFRALTMNEGVPIALAREPQGRPV; encoded by the coding sequence TTGGATCGGCTCGTCTACATCGACGGTCGGTTTGTTCCGGCCGCCGAAGCGTCTATTTCGGTCTTCGATCACGGTTTGCTGTACGGGGATGGCGTATTCGAGGGTATCCGGGCGTACAACGGGCGTGTCTTCCGGCTTGACGAGCACCTCAAGCGACTCTACAATGGGGCGAAGGCGATACTGCTCGAAATCCCCCTCTCACTCGACGAGATGCGCGAGGGGGTACTGGAGACCCTGCGGCGCAACCAGCTCTCGGACGCGTACATCCGCCTCGTCGTCACGCGGGGCGTGGGGGATCTCGGCCTCGACCCCAGGAAGTGCCACGGCGGGCCCACGGTCTTCATCATCGCCGATGCCATCGAGCTCTACCCGCCGGAGTTCTACGAACGCGGCCTCGAACTGATCACTGTCGTGACGCGCCGCAATCTGCCGGAGGCGATCAATCCGGCAGTTAAGTCTCTCAACTACCTCAATAACATACTGGCCAAGATCGAGGTGACGCGGGCGGGCCTGCTCGAAGGCCTGATGCTCAACCACGAGGGCTACGTGGCGGAGGCGACCGGCGACAACGTTTTCCTCTACACCGGCGGGCGGTTGGTCACGCCTCCGACTTCGGTGGGGATACTGGAGGGAATCACACGCGCGGCTGTTATTGAACTGGCACGGGAGTTGGGTATACCAATAGTCGAGGAACGTTTTGCCCGGCTGTCCGTCTATACCAGTGATGAGTGTTTCCTGACGGGCACCGCAGCGGAGATCATACCGGTCGTGATGGTGGACGGGCGCAAGATCGGCGAGGGTGTTCCGGGCCCGATCACCAAGCAGTTGATGGAGCGGTTCAGGGCGCTGACGATGAACGAGGGGGTGCCGATAGCGCTCGCGCGTGAGCCGCAGGGACGGCCGGTCTAG
- a CDS encoding ATP-dependent Clp protease ATP-binding subunit, which yields MSEGDIWQRFTGPATRVVQYAQEEARKLGGNTVGTEHVLLGLLREGDGIAARVLERLGVSLGRARSEIHRQVGFIDNRVSTEAPSSWSPKARRVLELALEEASELNPRLGLPNYIDTEHILLGLIREGEGQAARVLRAMDVDLDRVRREVVSQLGGTPALGQPQQRGRSSTPVLDAFGRDLTKLAVEDKLDPVIGRHREIQRVIQILSRRTKNNPCLIGEPGVGKTAIAEGLAQRIVQRDVPEILYDKRVIALDLAGLVAGTKYRGEFEERMKRVTEEIRKSAGDIILFIDELHTLIGAGAAEGAIDASNILKPALSRGELQCIGATTLNEYKKYIERDPALERRFQPITVPEPSMDETIDILKGLRERYETHHKVRIADEALLMAARLSHRYITDRFLPDKAIDLVDEASSRVRLQSSLVPPELKQVRQEMDAVERELQRVVNVSPFERDYERGFQLRDRQRKLKEKIRIMEEEWQETRSAVPRVVDAEEIAQVVASWTGVPVTRLHEEETTRLLNMEEGIHRRIVGQDEAVTAVARAVRRGRAGLKDAQRPTGSFVFLGPTGVGKTELARALAEFLFGSEGAMIRFDMSEYMERFSVSRLVGSPPGYVGYEEGGQLTEQVRRRPYSVVLLDEIEKAHPEVFNILLQVLEDGRLTDSHGKVADFRNAVVIMTSNIGTSSVDLGQATIGYTAIVEGDEEGSYERMKQAVLEKVKHTFRPEFLNRVDEVIVFHALSTDQIKSIVDLLLERVAEEVRGQGMNLVVEDDVKDLLAREGFDRALGARPLRRAIQRRIEDPLAEAILQGDFGEGDVVVARLDEGKVVFSKQDQLAPVAPS from the coding sequence ATGTCGGAAGGTGACATCTGGCAGCGGTTTACCGGTCCCGCGACGCGCGTCGTGCAGTACGCGCAGGAGGAGGCCCGGAAACTCGGGGGCAACACGGTGGGCACCGAGCACGTGTTGCTCGGTCTGCTCCGCGAGGGCGACGGCATCGCCGCCCGCGTGCTCGAGCGCTTGGGCGTGAGCCTCGGCCGTGCGCGCAGCGAGATCCACCGCCAGGTCGGGTTCATAGACAACCGCGTCAGCACCGAGGCGCCCAGCAGTTGGAGCCCCAAGGCGCGCCGCGTCCTCGAACTCGCGCTCGAGGAAGCCAGCGAACTGAACCCGCGGCTCGGCCTTCCGAACTACATTGACACTGAGCATATCCTCCTCGGCCTGATCCGGGAAGGGGAGGGGCAGGCGGCGCGCGTCCTGCGCGCGATGGACGTCGACCTCGACCGCGTGCGCCGCGAGGTGGTGAGCCAACTCGGCGGCACACCCGCCCTGGGGCAGCCGCAGCAGCGCGGGCGGTCGAGCACGCCGGTGCTCGACGCCTTCGGGCGCGATCTCACCAAGCTCGCGGTGGAGGACAAGCTGGATCCGGTTATCGGACGGCACCGGGAGATTCAGCGCGTCATCCAGATCCTCAGTCGCCGCACGAAGAATAACCCCTGCCTCATCGGCGAGCCGGGCGTGGGCAAGACCGCGATTGCCGAAGGTCTCGCCCAGCGCATCGTGCAGCGCGATGTCCCGGAGATCCTGTACGACAAGCGCGTGATCGCCCTCGACCTCGCGGGCCTGGTTGCAGGGACGAAGTACCGCGGCGAGTTCGAGGAGCGCATGAAGCGCGTCACCGAGGAAATCCGCAAGAGCGCGGGCGACATCATCCTGTTCATTGACGAGCTGCACACGCTGATCGGGGCCGGCGCGGCGGAGGGCGCGATAGACGCGTCGAACATCCTCAAGCCGGCGTTGTCCCGGGGCGAGCTTCAGTGCATTGGCGCGACGACGCTCAACGAGTACAAGAAATACATCGAGCGCGACCCTGCTCTCGAGCGGCGCTTCCAGCCCATCACCGTCCCTGAGCCGAGCATGGACGAAACGATCGACATCCTCAAGGGCCTGCGCGAGCGCTACGAGACGCACCACAAGGTGCGCATTGCGGACGAGGCGCTGCTGATGGCCGCGCGCTTGTCGCACCGCTACATCACGGACCGGTTCCTGCCGGACAAAGCGATAGACCTCGTGGACGAGGCGTCGTCGCGTGTGCGGCTGCAGTCGAGCCTGGTGCCACCGGAGCTAAAGCAGGTGCGCCAGGAGATGGACGCCGTCGAGCGCGAGCTGCAGCGGGTGGTCAACGTCAGCCCGTTCGAGCGCGACTATGAGCGCGGGTTCCAACTGCGCGACCGCCAGCGCAAGCTCAAAGAGAAGATTCGCATCATGGAGGAGGAGTGGCAGGAGACGCGCTCGGCGGTACCGCGCGTGGTTGACGCGGAGGAGATCGCTCAGGTCGTCGCGAGCTGGACCGGGGTGCCGGTGACCAGGCTCCACGAGGAGGAGACGACGCGCCTGCTCAACATGGAGGAAGGCATTCACCGGCGGATCGTGGGCCAGGACGAGGCGGTGACCGCGGTGGCGAGAGCGGTGCGGCGCGGCCGCGCGGGGCTCAAGGACGCGCAGCGGCCCACGGGGTCGTTCGTCTTCCTCGGGCCGACCGGAGTCGGCAAGACGGAGTTGGCGCGCGCGCTGGCCGAATTCCTGTTCGGCAGCGAGGGCGCGATGATTCGCTTCGATATGTCGGAATACATGGAGCGCTTCAGCGTCTCCCGCCTGGTTGGATCGCCGCCGGGGTATGTCGGCTACGAGGAAGGTGGCCAGCTCACGGAGCAGGTGCGACGGCGGCCGTACTCGGTGGTGCTGCTGGATGAGATCGAGAAGGCGCACCCCGAGGTCTTCAACATCCTGCTTCAGGTCCTGGAAGACGGACGCTTGACCGACTCCCACGGCAAGGTGGCGGACTTCCGCAACGCTGTGGTCATCATGACGTCGAACATCGGCACCAGCTCGGTGGACTTGGGCCAGGCGACGATCGGTTACACCGCGATCGTCGAGGGCGATGAGGAAGGCTCGTACGAGCGCATGAAGCAGGCGGTGCTCGAGAAGGTCAAGCACACGTTCCGGCCCGAGTTCCTCAACCGCGTGGACGAGGTGATAGTGTTCCACGCGCTGTCCACGGATCAGATCAAGAGCATCGTGGATCTGCTGTTGGAGCGGGTCGCCGAGGAGGTGCGCGGGCAGGGCATGAACCTGGTCGTCGAGGACGATGTGAAAGACTTGCTCGCGCGCGAGGGATTCGACCGCGCGTTGGGTGCGCGTCCGCTGCGCCGGGCGATCCAGCGTCGGATTGAGGACCCTCTGGCTGAGGCGATCCTGCAAGGGGATTTCGGGGAGGGCGACGTCGTCGTCGCTCGCCTCGACGAGGGCAAGGTCGTCTTCTCCAAGCAGGACCAGCTTGCTCCCGTCGCTCCTTCATGA
- a CDS encoding sugar phosphate isomerase/epimerase: MKIGVFTALFAQQPLEQALDYIAASGVEAVEIGTGNYPGNPHCDAKALLSSAAKRKEFLNAIESRGLMLSALSCHGNPLHPGKRFARENHEVHRMTVQLAEKLGVERVINFSGCPGDSERAKYPNWVTCPWPPDFSEIVEWQWKQKVIPYWKAEAAYAQKRGIKLCFEMHPGFVVYNPETLLRLREACGKNIGANFDPSHLFWQGIDPTAAIRMLKDCIFHVHAKDTHIYDWNTKVNGVLDTKAYSDEINRSWIFRTVGYGNGFDVWKDMVSHLRMVGYDYVLSIEHEDSLMSVNEGFQKAVTFLKQVVVTESPAEMWWA; this comes from the coding sequence ATGAAGATCGGCGTGTTCACCGCACTGTTCGCCCAGCAGCCGTTGGAGCAGGCGCTGGATTACATCGCGGCCTCGGGAGTCGAGGCGGTCGAGATCGGGACGGGCAACTACCCGGGGAATCCCCACTGCGACGCCAAGGCGCTGCTCAGCAGCGCGGCCAAGCGCAAGGAATTCCTCAATGCGATCGAGAGTCGCGGCCTCATGTTGAGCGCGCTGTCGTGCCACGGCAACCCGCTGCATCCCGGCAAGCGCTTCGCCAGGGAAAACCATGAGGTGCATCGGATGACAGTGCAGCTCGCAGAGAAGCTCGGCGTGGAGCGCGTCATCAACTTCTCCGGCTGTCCCGGGGACAGCGAGCGCGCCAAGTACCCGAACTGGGTCACCTGCCCGTGGCCGCCGGACTTCAGCGAGATCGTCGAGTGGCAGTGGAAACAGAAGGTGATCCCGTACTGGAAGGCGGAAGCGGCGTACGCCCAGAAGCGCGGCATCAAGCTGTGCTTCGAGATGCACCCCGGGTTCGTCGTCTATAACCCCGAGACGTTGCTGCGCCTGCGTGAGGCCTGCGGCAAGAACATCGGCGCCAACTTCGACCCCAGTCACCTGTTCTGGCAGGGCATTGATCCGACGGCGGCGATCCGCATGCTCAAGGACTGCATCTTCCACGTCCACGCCAAGGACACGCACATCTACGACTGGAACACCAAGGTCAACGGCGTGCTCGACACCAAGGCCTACTCCGACGAGATCAACCGCTCCTGGATCTTTCGCACCGTGGGCTACGGCAACGGCTTCGACGTGTGGAAGGACATGGTCAGTCACCTGCGCATGGTCGGCTACGATTACGTGCTCAGCATCGAGCACGAGGACAGCCTGATGAGCGTCAATGAGGGCTTCCAGAAGGCCGTGACATTCCTCAAGCAGGTGGTGGTTACCGAGTCCCCGGCGGAGATGTGGTGGGCGTAA
- a CDS encoding Gfo/Idh/MocA family oxidoreductase yields the protein MARKQLNVGLIGYKFMGIAHSNAYRQVGRFFDLPVEVVMKAICGRNARGVRAAARKLGWQGYETDYNKLLKRPDIDLVDITAANNMHAEMAIAAAKAGKHVFCEKPLAMDVAQARRMVKAVRDARVRHAICFNYRGAPAVALAKQIIDEGRIGQIFHWRGQYLQDWIIDPKFPLVWRLQKEVAGSGAHGDLIAHLIDIAHFLVGNIAEVVGDMRTFVKQRPVMKETAGGLAARAAKGKGRVTVDDASVFLARFTNGAMGTFEATRFAAGHKNYNFFEINGSKGSLRFCFERMNELEFYDRDDPDHLQGFRVVQATDSKHPYVAAWWPPGHIIGYEHTFIHTVYNVITAIAANKMPSPNFNDGLKCQAVLEAAAKSVKTGTWQKVRA from the coding sequence ATGGCACGCAAGCAACTCAACGTAGGTCTGATCGGCTACAAGTTCATGGGCATCGCCCACTCCAATGCGTACCGTCAGGTCGGGCGCTTCTTCGATTTGCCGGTCGAAGTGGTGATGAAGGCAATCTGCGGGCGCAATGCGCGCGGCGTAAGAGCCGCCGCCCGCAAGCTCGGCTGGCAGGGCTACGAGACCGACTACAATAAGTTGCTCAAGCGCCCGGACATTGATCTCGTTGACATCACTGCGGCCAACAACATGCACGCCGAGATGGCCATCGCCGCGGCGAAGGCTGGCAAGCACGTGTTCTGCGAGAAACCGCTCGCGATGGACGTGGCGCAGGCGCGCCGCATGGTCAAGGCGGTTAGGGATGCGCGCGTTAGGCACGCGATCTGTTTCAACTATCGCGGCGCGCCGGCAGTCGCTCTCGCCAAGCAGATCATAGATGAAGGACGCATCGGGCAGATCTTCCACTGGCGCGGCCAGTACCTGCAGGATTGGATCATTGATCCCAAGTTCCCGCTCGTGTGGCGGCTGCAAAAGGAGGTTGCCGGCTCCGGCGCCCACGGCGACCTCATCGCGCACCTCATTGACATCGCCCATTTCCTCGTCGGCAATATCGCCGAGGTCGTCGGCGATATGAGGACGTTCGTCAAGCAGCGCCCCGTCATGAAGGAGACCGCCGGTGGCCTCGCCGCCCGCGCCGCGAAGGGCAAGGGCAGAGTCACGGTGGACGACGCCAGCGTCTTCCTGGCGCGCTTCACGAACGGCGCGATGGGGACGTTCGAGGCGACGCGATTCGCCGCCGGGCACAAGAACTACAACTTCTTCGAGATCAACGGCAGCAAGGGCAGCCTGCGCTTCTGCTTCGAGCGCATGAACGAGCTGGAATTCTACGATCGCGACGACCCGGATCATCTGCAGGGCTTCCGCGTCGTCCAGGCGACGGACTCGAAGCACCCGTATGTCGCCGCCTGGTGGCCGCCCGGGCACATCATCGGCTACGAGCACACGTTCATCCACACCGTCTATAACGTGATCACCGCCATCGCCGCCAACAAGATGCCGAGCCCGAACTTCAACGACGGGCTCAAATGCCAGGCGGTGCTCGAGGCCGCGGCCAAGTCGGTGAAGACCGGCACATGGCAGAAGGTGCGAGCGTAG
- a CDS encoding sugar phosphate isomerase/epimerase: MKLACQENLVPGESLSEKLAKLEDWGYEGVEFQGRNLRERVAEVKRSLKGRKVKPASICAGYRGCLLDSNPAERDLAMNDIKELLVVGGDIGVVGLIVVPIFGPPRLPDASPLFDAREFQRKIFMAQLKELAETAEKAKCAVLVEPLNRYETHWINRLDQAVAMVRRIGSDYVKIMADFFHMNIEEADIPASIKKAGKYIAHIHLADSNRVLPGLGHTDFKAGFAALKGVGFKHFMALECGVPGDPAVLLPKAAEYLRGCM, from the coding sequence ATGAAGCTGGCATGTCAAGAGAATCTGGTACCCGGCGAGAGCTTGAGCGAGAAGCTGGCCAAGCTGGAGGATTGGGGCTACGAGGGCGTGGAGTTCCAAGGCCGGAACCTACGCGAGCGTGTAGCCGAGGTCAAGCGCTCGCTCAAGGGGCGCAAGGTCAAGCCGGCCAGCATCTGCGCCGGCTATCGCGGGTGCCTGCTCGATTCCAACCCCGCCGAACGAGACCTCGCGATGAACGACATCAAGGAACTGCTTGTCGTCGGGGGCGACATCGGCGTCGTGGGCCTCATCGTCGTGCCCATCTTCGGGCCGCCGCGCCTGCCTGACGCCAGTCCGCTGTTCGACGCGCGCGAGTTCCAGCGCAAGATATTCATGGCGCAGCTTAAGGAACTCGCCGAGACGGCGGAGAAGGCCAAGTGCGCGGTGCTCGTGGAGCCCCTGAACCGCTACGAGACACACTGGATCAACCGCCTCGACCAGGCGGTTGCGATGGTGCGGCGCATCGGCAGCGACTACGTGAAGATCATGGCCGACTTCTTCCACATGAACATCGAGGAGGCCGATATCCCGGCGAGCATCAAGAAGGCGGGCAAGTACATCGCCCACATCCATCTCGCCGACAGCAACCGCGTCCTGCCCGGCCTCGGGCATACCGACTTCAAGGCAGGGTTCGCGGCGCTGAAAGGCGTGGGCTTCAAGCACTTCATGGCGCTGGAATGCGGCGTACCCGGCGACCCGGCGGTGCTCTTGCCCAAGGCGGCGGAATACCTCAGGGGATGCATGTGA